From Bordetella flabilis, the proteins below share one genomic window:
- a CDS encoding GntR family transcriptional regulator encodes MAARYAELAQTIVKEIAAGQMAVGDRLPSEVEMAGQRGVSRATVRAALDIVESLGLISRKRRSGTRVEATAPTPRYARSIATVEDLVQYAAETERHVKHIEEVIADDALAARLGCRPGQRWLNVRMLRTETGAGPAICWTEVYLDAAIGRRIRRYVRQEKGLICDLMQEKCGVVIVDITQSMRAVKLEARMAQHLGCEPDDAALEIRRHYKDGAGRVCQITISTHAGDRFEYGLRLTR; translated from the coding sequence ATGGCAGCGCGTTACGCGGAACTCGCGCAAACGATCGTGAAAGAGATCGCCGCGGGACAGATGGCGGTCGGCGACAGATTGCCGAGCGAGGTCGAAATGGCCGGGCAGCGCGGCGTCAGCCGCGCCACCGTGCGTGCGGCGCTGGACATCGTCGAAAGCCTCGGCCTGATCTCGCGCAAGCGGCGCTCGGGCACGCGTGTGGAGGCGACAGCCCCCACACCGCGCTATGCACGGTCGATCGCCACAGTCGAAGATCTGGTGCAATATGCCGCCGAGACCGAGCGGCATGTCAAACACATCGAGGAAGTCATTGCCGACGACGCCCTGGCCGCGCGCCTGGGCTGCCGTCCGGGCCAGCGTTGGCTGAACGTCAGGATGCTCCGGACGGAGACGGGTGCAGGACCCGCCATCTGCTGGACGGAGGTCTATCTCGACGCCGCGATCGGCCGCCGTATCCGCCGCTACGTGAGGCAGGAAAAAGGCCTGATCTGCGACCTGATGCAGGAAAAATGCGGCGTCGTCATCGTCGACATCACGCAGTCCATGCGCGCCGTCAAACTCGAAGCGCGCATGGCCCAGCACCTCGGCTGCGAGCCGGACGATGCCGCGCTCGAGATCAGGCGCCACTACAAGGACGGCGCCGGCCGGGTGTGCCAGATCACCATCAGCACGCATGCCGGCGACCGCTTCGAATACGGACTGCGCCTGACCCGATAG
- the pstB gene encoding phosphate ABC transporter ATP-binding protein PstB codes for MENTAKALSSKLEVKNLNFYYGKFHAIRDVNMSIREKKVTAFIGPSGCGKSTLLRTFNRMFELYPGQRAEGEILLDGENLLTTKTDISLIRAKVGMVFQKPTPFPMSIYDNIAFGVRLFERLSKGEMDERVEWALTKAALWNEVKDKIHQSGNSLSGGQQQRLCIARGVAIKPEVLLLDEPCSALDPISTAKIEELIAELKNEYTVVIVTHNMQQAARCSDYTAYMYLGELMEFGETDQIFVKPKRKETEDYITGRFG; via the coding sequence ATGGAAAACACCGCAAAAGCCCTTTCCTCGAAGCTCGAGGTCAAGAACCTGAACTTCTACTACGGCAAGTTCCACGCCATCCGCGACGTGAACATGTCGATCCGGGAAAAGAAGGTCACGGCATTCATCGGGCCTTCGGGCTGCGGCAAGTCGACGCTGCTGCGTACCTTCAACCGCATGTTCGAGCTGTATCCGGGCCAGCGCGCCGAAGGCGAGATCCTGCTGGATGGCGAAAACCTGCTGACCACCAAGACCGACATCTCGCTGATCCGCGCGAAGGTCGGCATGGTGTTCCAGAAGCCCACGCCGTTCCCCATGAGCATCTACGACAACATTGCCTTTGGCGTGCGGTTGTTCGAGCGCCTGAGCAAGGGCGAGATGGACGAACGGGTGGAATGGGCTTTGACCAAGGCCGCGCTGTGGAATGAGGTCAAGGACAAGATCCACCAGAGCGGCAACAGCCTGTCGGGCGGGCAGCAACAACGGCTGTGCATCGCGCGCGGCGTCGCCATCAAGCCCGAGGTCCTGCTGCTCGATGAACCTTGTTCGGCGCTGGATCCGATTTCCACGGCCAAGATCGAAGAGCTGATCGCCGAGCTGAAGAACGAGTACACGGTCGTGATCGTGACGCACAACATGCAGCAGGCGGCGCGTTGCTCGGACTACACGGCCTACATGTACCTGGGCGAGCTGATGGAGTTTGGCGAAACGGACCAGATCTTCGTCAAACCGAAGCGCAAGGAAACCGAGGACTACATTACCGGCCGCTTCGGCTGA